The following are encoded in a window of Kitasatospora sp. NBC_01250 genomic DNA:
- a CDS encoding MMPL family transporter, translating to MPAARPRTGFAAAMGAWSARHRRTAVFGWLLFVVLAAYLGGAAGSHKVTDAESMPGQVAQAARILDQAGLKPPSGESVLVQSATLTADAPAFRAEVGQVVAAVEATGRTTDLRSPYDSKAISADRHSALVRFTVVGDSDQATVNVTAPLDAVAAIQRGDRSFTVAEFGDASSNKWFADQFGHDFARAEWTAVPLALGILLIAFGAVVAAVLPVGLALTAFVAAGGLVALSSSFLHTSDDAGSVMLLVGLAVGVDYCLFYLRREREERAAGRSAADALAVAAATSGRAVLVSGVTVVVAMAGMFLTGIADFQAMSYATIVVVVTAVLGSLTVLPALLSMLGDRVEKGRVPLLRRRGATDPSGGSRIWNAVLTPVLRFPLVAAVLAGGLLLALAAPLLTMHTANLTFQQMLPQGNALVRTSEQIEAAFPGSPAPATVVVKAADLSSPAMTQALADFQTRALATGRMHGPIEITRYAAQNVATIDVPLNGSGNDATSTAALRTLRQDVVPDTLLKVPGTQAPVAGQTAGSYDFNRQMTGSMLPVFAFVVLFAFLLMLASFRSLGIAITAVLLNLLSVGAAYGVLTLVFQHGVGASLLGTAGVGAVESWVPLFLFVILFGLSMDYHVFVVSRIKEAHDRGLPTRAAVSHGIRSTAGVVSSAAIIMVAVFAVFGTLSMQSMKQMGVGLAVAVLVDATVIRGVLLPSVMSLLGERNWYLPRWLSWLPDLSHSEPAAPVPAAVAEGPRHRRVVV from the coding sequence ATGCCCGCAGCCCGTCCCAGAACCGGCTTCGCCGCCGCCATGGGCGCCTGGAGCGCCCGCCACCGCAGGACCGCCGTCTTCGGCTGGCTGCTCTTCGTCGTCCTGGCCGCCTACCTGGGCGGCGCGGCGGGCAGCCACAAGGTGACCGATGCCGAGTCCATGCCGGGACAGGTGGCCCAGGCCGCCCGGATCCTGGACCAGGCGGGGCTCAAGCCCCCGTCCGGCGAGAGCGTCCTGGTGCAGAGCGCCACGCTGACCGCCGACGCCCCGGCCTTCCGGGCCGAGGTCGGCCAGGTGGTCGCCGCCGTCGAGGCCACCGGCCGGACCACCGACCTGCGCTCGCCCTACGACAGCAAGGCGATCTCCGCCGACCGGCACTCCGCGCTGGTCCGGTTCACCGTGGTCGGCGACAGCGACCAGGCCACCGTGAACGTGACCGCGCCGCTCGACGCGGTGGCCGCGATCCAGCGCGGCGACCGCTCCTTCACCGTCGCGGAGTTCGGCGACGCGAGCTCGAACAAGTGGTTCGCCGACCAGTTCGGCCACGACTTCGCCCGCGCCGAGTGGACGGCCGTGCCGCTCGCGCTGGGCATCCTGCTGATCGCCTTCGGCGCGGTGGTCGCCGCCGTGCTGCCGGTGGGGCTGGCGCTCACCGCGTTCGTCGCGGCCGGTGGGCTGGTCGCGCTGAGCAGTTCCTTCCTGCACACCAGCGACGACGCCGGCTCGGTGATGCTGCTGGTGGGCCTGGCCGTCGGGGTCGACTACTGCCTCTTCTACCTGCGCCGCGAACGCGAGGAGCGGGCGGCCGGGCGCAGCGCGGCCGATGCGCTGGCGGTGGCCGCCGCCACCTCGGGCCGGGCGGTGCTGGTCTCCGGGGTCACCGTGGTGGTCGCGATGGCCGGGATGTTCCTCACCGGGATCGCCGACTTCCAGGCGATGTCCTACGCGACCATCGTGGTGGTGGTCACCGCCGTGCTCGGCTCGCTCACCGTGCTGCCCGCGCTGCTGTCGATGCTCGGCGACCGGGTCGAGAAGGGCCGGGTGCCGCTGCTGCGCCGCCGGGGGGCCACAGACCCGAGCGGCGGCAGCCGGATCTGGAACGCCGTGCTGACCCCGGTGCTGCGCTTCCCGCTGGTGGCGGCCGTCCTGGCCGGCGGCCTGCTGCTCGCACTGGCGGCCCCGCTGCTGACCATGCACACCGCCAACCTCACCTTCCAGCAGATGCTGCCCCAGGGCAACGCGCTGGTGCGCACCTCCGAGCAGATCGAGGCCGCCTTCCCCGGCAGCCCCGCGCCGGCCACCGTGGTGGTCAAGGCCGCCGACCTGTCCTCCCCCGCGATGACGCAGGCGCTGGCCGACTTCCAGACCCGGGCGCTGGCCACCGGCCGGATGCACGGCCCGATCGAGATCACCCGGTACGCCGCACAGAACGTCGCCACCATCGACGTTCCGCTCAACGGCAGCGGCAACGACGCGACCAGCACCGCCGCACTGCGGACGCTGCGCCAGGACGTGGTGCCGGACACGCTGCTCAAGGTCCCCGGCACCCAGGCTCCGGTGGCCGGACAGACCGCCGGCTCCTACGACTTCAACCGGCAGATGACCGGCAGCATGCTCCCGGTCTTCGCCTTCGTGGTGCTCTTCGCCTTCCTGCTGATGCTCGCCTCGTTCCGCTCGCTGGGGATCGCGATCACCGCGGTGCTGCTCAACCTGCTCTCGGTGGGCGCCGCGTACGGGGTGCTGACCCTGGTCTTCCAGCACGGCGTGGGCGCCTCGCTGCTCGGCACGGCCGGGGTGGGCGCGGTGGAGTCCTGGGTGCCGCTCTTCCTCTTCGTGATCCTCTTCGGACTGAGCATGGACTACCACGTCTTCGTGGTCTCCCGGATCAAGGAGGCGCACGACCGGGGCCTGCCCACCCGGGCCGCGGTCTCGCACGGCATCCGCTCGACGGCCGGGGTGGTCAGCAGCGCGGCGATCATCATGGTCGCGGTCTTCGCGGTCTTCGGAACCCTGTCGATGCAGTCGATGAAGCAGATGGGCGTGGGCCTGGCGGTCGCGGTGCTGGTGGACGCGACGGTGATCCGCGGCGTGCTGCTGCCCTCGGTGATGAGCCTGCTCGGCGAGCGCAACTGGTACCTGCCGCGCTGGCTGTCCTGGCTGCCGGACCTGTCGCACAGCGAGCCGGCGGCTCCGGTGCCGGCCGCGGTGGCGGAGGGCCCGCGGCACCGACGGGTCGTGGTCTGA